In the Gossypium arboreum isolate Shixiya-1 chromosome 10, ASM2569848v2, whole genome shotgun sequence genome, one interval contains:
- the LOC108487420 gene encoding vacuolar protein sorting-associated protein 24 homolog 1-like isoform X1, whose product MDKFKNMLKPKPNPQQLLRDWQRKLRQECRNIERQIRDIQREEKGVQKAIREAAKRNDMGSAKALAKEILMSRKAVNRLYENKAQLNSISMHLGESVAIARTVGHLSKSAEVMKLVNNLMKAPQMAATMQEFSKEMIKAGVIEEMVNDALDSALDSEDIEEETEEEVDKVLSEIAGETAAQLPEAVRKERARVSAEKESTSREEETIAEGVDDEEELEEIRARLARVRS is encoded by the exons ATGGATAAATTTAAGAATATGTTGAAACCCAAGCCGAATCCACAACAACTACTAAGAGATTGGCAAAGAAAGCTTCGTCAAGAGTGCCGTAACATTGAACGCCAAATTAGAG ATATTCAGAGAGAGGAGAAAGGTGTACAGAAGGCAATTCGAGAAGCCGCTAAGAGAAATGACATGGGTTCTGCTAAG GCACTTGCAAAAGAAATTTTAATGTCGAGAAAAGCTGTGAACCGTCTATATGAGAATAAAGCGCAGCTTAATTCAATATCAATGCACCTTGGAGAAAGTGTTG CAATTGCTCGAACCGTTGGCCATTTGTCCAAGAGTGCTGAAGTCATGAAACTTGTAAACAACCTCATGAAAGCTCCACAAATGGCTGCCACGATGCAAGAATTTAGCAAAGAAATGATCAAG GCAGGTGTTATTGAAGAAATGGTAAATGATGCCCTTGACTCGGCATTGGATTCCGAAGATATTGAAGAAGAGACCGAAGAAGAAGTTGATAAGGTTCTTTCGGAAATTGCCGGTGAAACTGCGGCACAGCTTCCTGAAGCTGTTCGGAAGGAAAGAGCGAGGGTATCTGCAGAAAAAGAAAGCACTTCCCGAGAG GAAGAAACTATAGCGGAGGGTGTCGATGATGAGGAAGAGCTAGAAGAGATAAGGGCACGGCTTGCTCGAGTTCGATCATGA
- the LOC108487420 gene encoding vacuolar protein sorting-associated protein 24 homolog 1-like isoform X2, with translation MGSAKALAKEILMSRKAVNRLYENKAQLNSISMHLGESVAIARTVGHLSKSAEVMKLVNNLMKAPQMAATMQEFSKEMIKAGVIEEMVNDALDSALDSEDIEEETEEEVDKVLSEIAGETAAQLPEAVRKERARVSAEKESTSREEETIAEGVDDEEELEEIRARLARVRS, from the exons ATGGGTTCTGCTAAG GCACTTGCAAAAGAAATTTTAATGTCGAGAAAAGCTGTGAACCGTCTATATGAGAATAAAGCGCAGCTTAATTCAATATCAATGCACCTTGGAGAAAGTGTTG CAATTGCTCGAACCGTTGGCCATTTGTCCAAGAGTGCTGAAGTCATGAAACTTGTAAACAACCTCATGAAAGCTCCACAAATGGCTGCCACGATGCAAGAATTTAGCAAAGAAATGATCAAG GCAGGTGTTATTGAAGAAATGGTAAATGATGCCCTTGACTCGGCATTGGATTCCGAAGATATTGAAGAAGAGACCGAAGAAGAAGTTGATAAGGTTCTTTCGGAAATTGCCGGTGAAACTGCGGCACAGCTTCCTGAAGCTGTTCGGAAGGAAAGAGCGAGGGTATCTGCAGAAAAAGAAAGCACTTCCCGAGAG GAAGAAACTATAGCGGAGGGTGTCGATGATGAGGAAGAGCTAGAAGAGATAAGGGCACGGCTTGCTCGAGTTCGATCATGA
- the LOC108488729 gene encoding dehydration-responsive element-binding protein 2A-like, whose product MGFKDNQNPEMGSSLFPVSSRKRKRRDGLSVADTLKLWSENSEAKQSRKAPAKGSKKGCMKGKGGPQNQNCNYRGVRQRTWGKWVAEIRAPNKGKRLWLGTFPTAVEAASAYDEAAKAMYGAKAILNMPQGSDSDSVATPSHGFSQATTTTTATCGGSESAMDGPVDSEAPSTSGAMDMKGEGGEVNRRGDDTDYSWLEGLESLQFFDDIPMDYVGNNSVWDNCELFDIDEFLA is encoded by the coding sequence ATGGGTTTTAAGGATAATCAAAACCCAGAGATGGGTTCGTCTTTGTTTCCGGTTTCTTCACGTAAAAGGAAGAGACGGGACGGGTTATCAGTGGCGGATACTTTGAAGTTATGGAGTGAGAACTCGGAGGCCAAACAATCACGTAAAGCGCCGGCGAAGGGTTCCAAGAAAGGGTGCATGAAGGGTAAAGGCGGGCCGCAGAACCAGAACTGTAACTACAGAGGCGTACGGCAGCGTACATGGGGTAAGTGGGTAGCGGAAATCCGCGCTCCGAATAAAGGGAAACGTCTCTGGCTCGGCACTTTCCCTACTGCCGTCGAAGCTGCTTCGGCTTACGACGAAGCCGCCAAAGCCATGTACGGTGCCAAAGCGATCCTTAACATGCCTCAGGGTTCCGATTCGGACTCAGTCGCCACTCCTTCACATGGGTTTTCTCAGGCTACAACTACAACAACGGCCACTTGCGGTGGCTCTGAGTCCGCTATGGATGGTCCTGTTGATTCTGAAGCGCCGTCGACAAGTGGTGCAATGGATATGAAAGGTGAAGGTGGTGAGGTTAATAGAAGAGGGGATGATACAGATTATAGCTGGCTTGAAGGATTGGAATCGTTGCAGTTCTTCGATGACATTCCAATGGATTATGTAGGGAATAATAGTGTGTGGGATAATTGTGAGCTTTTTGATATTGATGAGTTCCTTGCTTGA